DNA sequence from the Vicia villosa cultivar HV-30 ecotype Madison, WI linkage group LG3, Vvil1.0, whole genome shotgun sequence genome:
TGAATTATATAAATGTTATaatcttcaaaaatataattactgtgaattatataaatgtaataaTCCATGAAGTAAAACCGGTAATCATAACTAGCaagtagaaaataaaaaacataaattaacATATATGCTCAAGTGGCATGTACATTCCTAGCATTAAGAACAGGGAGAAATCAAAGTTTCAAGACAGACATTTACGTCGTTTTTAAACCTAGTAACCTTAAAAGTATCATTCTTTGAATCATAAACAACCAACTTATTTTCCCAACCCTCTAGAGTTTCGAGCAGCAGTCGGTCATCCTCAAAAATATACAATGCCGTGTACAAGACATAACGCTTAGTAGGATGCTGCATGAAAGAAACGGAGAACAATTTAGCCCAAGACTCTTGAATTCCATATTCCTTCATGACCCAAATATCATGACCAGAAATTAAGCACAAGCAGTCCCTCAAGACAGCCAATGACAAGTAAGGCAGACTGATCTCTGCATGAGCAGGAAGCAAAAGCTTCTGATAAGACTCCTTTACCAAATCAAAAGAAGCAATGAAGAATGGACCCTTCCGACCCCGTCCAGTATAGGCTGGCCAATTAATTGTACCTCTCAAATGTGTTCCGGAATGCTCATCAAAGACATGTGTTCCAAAAGGAAAGGTCGGAATGGTTTCCCAAAAATTGGTGCCCAAAGTATGAATTTTTACTGTAGTTGTGATAGGCAAGTTAGGTTCGTAGTAGTAAAGAACAACCACTTTGTAATTATCAGAAACATGGTCATAGCCGAATCCGAAGGTCATAAAAGCCTTTTTACGAATTTGAACGTTTTCGAAAGGGGGTGGTAATTCCTTGAATTTTCTAATAGAAGGATTCCACAAAACAGCAATACCTTTCCGTTTATCGCAGAGACAAAGGATGCCGTCACAAGAAGCAACGATGCTGTTGAAAGGGAGAAGCTGTTGTTTGATTTTACTGGATAAAACCGAATCGAGTGGGTAAGAATTGTGAACCAACCCGTCGGGTTTATGTTCGTATGCGGCGGAATAGAGACGGCGAGTGGTTGAGAGGCTGAGGTGCTTTCTGGTGAAATTGCGATCGGAGATTAGAGAATTCCATGACTTGCACATGCATCGGAGCTGTACAAGAAGTTTCACAGGTAGCCAACAGAAGATATCAGGGACGAGATCGATAGGGAGAGTGGGAAGTGAATCATTGTTGATTTCCTCCGCCGTCGCCATCTTTGATTCTGACTCCGgcaccaaattagggtttctgtttAAACGCAGTCGTTTTCGGTGGGGTTTTTTGTAACTGGGAGACATGATTTataactttttttcttcttcagatttCTTCTTTCATAACAGTGTAATAGGTTTCAATCTCAATTTATAACCAGTTTTTTAGATTCCTCGGTGATAAATAACACTTCTAAACTAAATCTTtggataaaaaaacaaacaaagcacgtgTCTAAAAAAAACTATCAAATCTCAATATTAAGTTGAGaatttcttttaataaaattaaataattcttTTAACATCACatttatactatttatttattaagtatattttttaatataataaattcacgtaatttaaaaaaatatatgtttcaacaattattttatgaaaatttatttaaaatatttcatatattt
Encoded proteins:
- the LOC131657380 gene encoding F-box/kelch-repeat protein At3g23880-like, producing the protein MSPSYKKPHRKRLRLNRNPNLVPESESKMATAEEINNDSLPTLPIDLVPDIFCWLPVKLLVQLRCMCKSWNSLISDRNFTRKHLSLSTTRRLYSAAYEHKPDGLVHNSYPLDSVLSSKIKQQLLPFNSIVASCDGILCLCDKRKGIAVLWNPSIRKFKELPPPFENVQIRKKAFMTFGFGYDHVSDNYKVVVLYYYEPNLPITTTVKIHTLGTNFWETIPTFPFGTHVFDEHSGTHLRGTINWPAYTGRGRKGPFFIASFDLVKESYQKLLLPAHAEISLPYLSLAVLRDCLCLISGHDIWVMKEYGIQESWAKLFSVSFMQHPTKRYVLYTALYIFEDDRLLLETLEGWENKLVVYDSKNDTFKVTRFKNDVNVCLETLISPCS